From the genome of Candidatus Hadarchaeales archaeon, one region includes:
- a CDS encoding AAA family ATPase, producing MIISVTGTPGTGKTTFSRELAKRLGAHLLDLNRFVTSLGIYELDAEGTKVVNLRKMKSEFRKFVRKTRRNLVVDGLLSHFLPSTLITHVIVLRTHPRVLEKRLRKRGFKGKKLEDNLESEALDIILWEAVNIHGEDKVYEIDTTRKSLKKSVSDFLMALKGKKDLRPGKISWLEEYFLKER from the coding sequence ATGATAATCTCTGTCACAGGCACGCCCGGAACGGGTAAAACTACGTTTAGCAGAGAACTTGCAAAACGTTTAGGTGCACACCTGCTGGACCTTAATCGATTTGTAACTTCACTCGGTATCTACGAATTGGATGCTGAGGGAACCAAGGTTGTGAATTTGCGAAAGATGAAGTCGGAATTCAGAAAATTTGTAAGAAAAACCAGAAGAAATCTCGTAGTAGATGGACTTCTTTCACATTTTCTCCCTTCCACGCTTATAACGCATGTCATAGTTTTGCGTACCCATCCGCGCGTTCTGGAGAAGCGTCTTAGAAAACGTGGATTTAAGGGAAAAAAGCTTGAAGATAACTTAGAGTCCGAAGCCTTGGACATTATTCTTTGGGAGGCAGTGAACATTCATGGAGAAGACAAGGTTTATGAAATAGATACAACGAGAAAATCCTTGAAAAAAAGCGTCAGCGATTTCTTGATGGCATTGAAGGGAAAAAAAGATCTCCGACCTGGAAAGATAAGCTGGCTGGAAGAATATTTCCTCAAAGAAAGATGA
- a CDS encoding diadenylate cyclase, protein MEAPQALAKAAVSLATLIEADAVVVRVDNVNIPTQEILKELSIFSKKIIICTGSSDEKSFSTSYPVVHVPLKSENTEKEAEFALAVCVRQGVLSKGEKVVYLDGSHAIHLKIVDDVEKIFSFDETVIHAIKLALYIANTSYNNMRVGAAFIIGDWKTVMRLSHQLESDPLPHQARDIKKKDNYPIIAKIAATHDGAFVVDSNGIIRACCRHLDANRKVDVRGLGSRHYAVAAMTRATKSIGVVVSQEDGHVRVFQNGKIVLTIQPSGHVMDSQ, encoded by the coding sequence ATGGAAGCTCCCCAGGCTCTGGCCAAGGCGGCCGTTTCTCTTGCCACACTAATTGAAGCAGATGCGGTAGTGGTTCGTGTCGACAACGTCAACATTCCCACTCAAGAAATTCTCAAGGAGCTTTCAATTTTTTCCAAAAAAATCATTATCTGCACCGGATCTTCTGATGAAAAGTCTTTTTCTACGAGCTATCCTGTAGTTCACGTTCCCCTGAAATCTGAAAATACGGAAAAGGAAGCGGAGTTCGCACTCGCTGTTTGCGTAAGGCAGGGGGTCCTGTCAAAAGGTGAAAAGGTTGTATATCTCGATGGTTCACACGCAATTCACTTAAAAATCGTGGACGACGTGGAAAAAATATTCTCTTTCGACGAAACAGTTATACATGCCATAAAACTTGCGCTTTACATCGCTAATACCTCCTATAACAACATGAGGGTGGGAGCAGCATTTATCATTGGGGATTGGAAAACTGTTATGCGCTTATCTCATCAACTCGAGTCAGATCCACTACCCCATCAGGCCCGCGACATTAAAAAGAAAGATAACTATCCGATTATAGCAAAAATAGCAGCGACGCATGATGGAGCATTTGTAGTAGACTCAAACGGTATAATACGAGCATGTTGCAGACATCTGGACGCCAATAGGAAAGTCGATGTCCGCGGATTGGGAAGCAGACACTACGCAGTAGCTGCGATGACACGTGCGACAAAATCGATTGGTGTGGTAGTTTCACAAGAAGATGGACATGTGAGGGTATTTCAAAATGGGAAAATAGTTCTAACCATTCAACCATCAGGACACGTGATGGATAGTCAATAA
- a CDS encoding adenylosuccinate synthetase produces MVGGQWGDEGKGKMVAYLALRDKPDIVVRAGVGPNAGHSVLYGGKKYGLRQVPCGFVYEGARLLIGPGVLVNPQIFLQEVEETKVKDRIGVDNNCAIIEPKHIEEDKTSAHLKGKIGTTGTGCGPANVARVNRTAKLAREIPELSPFLCDVPLEVNEAIKKGKFVIVEGSQGFGLSLVHGTYPYVTSKDTTASTFAADVGLGPTRVDDVIVIFKAYTSRVGEGPFPTEIPQEEAEKMGIVEFGTVTGRRRRIGLFDFELARRAVMINGATQIAITCIDRLFPSAKGAKKWEDLPREAKEFIRRVEEVTETPVTLISVGPEIFDVIDLR; encoded by the coding sequence GTGGTAGGAGGACAGTGGGGTGATGAAGGCAAGGGCAAAATGGTGGCATACCTCGCTCTTCGAGATAAACCCGACATCGTTGTTCGGGCTGGTGTCGGTCCAAATGCCGGACACTCTGTGTTGTATGGCGGAAAAAAATATGGGCTACGCCAAGTCCCCTGCGGTTTTGTCTATGAAGGTGCCCGTCTTTTGATCGGTCCTGGAGTCTTGGTTAATCCACAAATCTTTTTGCAAGAGGTCGAAGAAACTAAGGTCAAAGACAGGATAGGAGTAGACAACAACTGTGCTATAATAGAACCCAAGCATATAGAAGAAGACAAAACTTCTGCACATTTAAAAGGTAAAATCGGAACCACCGGGACTGGCTGCGGACCCGCAAATGTTGCTAGAGTTAACCGGACGGCTAAACTCGCTCGTGAAATCCCAGAATTATCTCCTTTCCTTTGTGACGTACCATTAGAAGTTAACGAAGCAATAAAGAAAGGAAAGTTTGTGATAGTTGAAGGTTCACAGGGTTTTGGTCTTTCCTTGGTTCATGGCACATATCCCTATGTCACAAGCAAAGACACTACGGCGAGTACCTTTGCGGCAGATGTTGGTTTAGGCCCAACTCGCGTCGATGATGTTATAGTCATATTCAAAGCTTACACAAGCAGAGTTGGAGAGGGACCATTTCCGACTGAAATTCCACAGGAAGAAGCCGAGAAAATGGGTATAGTCGAGTTTGGAACAGTAACCGGCAGACGTAGAAGGATCGGTCTTTTTGACTTCGAGTTGGCGAGGAGAGCCGTCATGATAAACGGCGCAACACAAATCGCGATTACTTGTATTGACAGACTCTTCCCATCTGCCAAGGGGGCAAAGAAATGGGAAGATTTACCAAGAGAAGCGAAAGAATTCATTAGAAGAGTGGAGGAAGTGACGGAAACCCCTGTCACATTGATTTCGGTTGGTCCGGAAATCTTTGATGTAATAGACCTGAGATAA
- a CDS encoding metallophosphoesterase family protein produces MISKLGRVSVLKSECKNVLIAGDIHGDFNAFKRALEIFEETPDSILIFLGDYADRGDMGLEVIETLTEMIGPRVVALKGNHEDYVNGSPTFHPWDFGWEVKMKRKVKWEDFFPIFEKNFLNKLSIAFVIPGLALCVHGGICGRIKSLNDLKAPNRKIEECILWSDPTDLPGEFPNPRGAGILFGPDITDCVLKSLDVKFLVRSHEPMKASEGPFLEQGGRVITLSTTSVYGGKPFLLRINPYEKFDLTKINEKIIFL; encoded by the coding sequence GTGATATCTAAACTCGGAAGAGTCTCCGTGCTCAAAAGCGAATGCAAAAATGTGCTGATCGCTGGTGATATTCACGGAGATTTTAATGCATTCAAGAGAGCCTTGGAAATTTTTGAAGAAACTCCGGATAGCATACTGATTTTCTTAGGTGACTATGCGGATCGAGGAGACATGGGGTTGGAAGTAATAGAAACTCTGACCGAGATGATCGGCCCCAGAGTTGTGGCACTTAAAGGAAATCACGAAGATTACGTGAATGGTTCACCAACTTTTCATCCTTGGGATTTTGGATGGGAAGTTAAAATGAAGAGAAAAGTCAAATGGGAGGATTTTTTTCCAATTTTCGAGAAAAATTTTTTGAACAAACTTTCAATCGCCTTTGTAATTCCTGGTCTTGCACTTTGTGTGCATGGTGGAATTTGTGGAAGAATCAAAAGTCTCAATGATTTGAAAGCTCCAAACAGAAAAATAGAAGAATGCATACTTTGGAGCGACCCAACGGATCTCCCTGGTGAATTTCCCAATCCGCGAGGAGCCGGTATACTCTTTGGCCCAGACATCACAGATTGCGTTCTCAAATCACTTGATGTGAAGTTCCTTGTTCGCAGTCATGAACCAATGAAAGCTTCTGAAGGTCCTTTTTTAGAGCAAGGAGGACGAGTAATAACTCTAAGCACAACTAGTGTCTATGGTGGAAAACCCTTTTTGCTCCGAATAAATCCATACGAGAAATTCGATTTAACAAAAATCAATGAAAAAATCATCTTTCTTTGA